A genomic segment from Bacillaceae bacterium S4-13-56 encodes:
- a CDS encoding globin, whose protein sequence is MEQTLYEAIGGAQKLEKLVDSFYGYVQEHPTLIPIFPNDLTETARKQKLFLTQFLGGPALYTEEHGHPMLRARHLPFAITPSRRDAWLECMEKAITEANIPEPYNEIIFQRLTHTAQHMINTPEK, encoded by the coding sequence ATGGAACAAACCTTATACGAGGCAATCGGGGGAGCTCAAAAATTGGAGAAGTTAGTAGATAGCTTCTACGGTTATGTACAGGAACACCCAACCCTGATTCCAATTTTTCCAAACGATTTAACTGAGACAGCACGAAAACAAAAACTATTTCTTACACAATTTCTAGGGGGACCTGCTTTATATACTGAAGAGCATGGCCATCCAATGTTACGAGCGAGGCACTTACCTTTCGCCATCACTCCTTCAAGAAGGGATGCATGGCTAGAGTGCATGGAAAAAGCAATTACGGAAGCAAACATACCTGAACCTTACAACGAAATCATTTTTCAAAGGCTAACACACACCGCTCAACATATGATTAACACACCAGAGAAATGA
- a CDS encoding CYTH domain-containing protein yields MAQELEIEFKNLLTKKEYDHLIQAFNIADQEPFHQVNHYFETSDLKLKANQSALRIRQKENKWVLTLKEPHPDGLLETNETLDQKDAEVWLKNGFGPSNEVKARLSDMEVDLEQLHYLGELETERLEKEIPNGLLVLDKNQYLGVIDYELEFEVPQKEQGLKDFEQLLSKYKILKQKTSNKIERFYTQLTK; encoded by the coding sequence TTGGCTCAAGAACTTGAAATTGAATTTAAAAATCTTTTGACAAAAAAGGAATATGATCATTTGATTCAAGCCTTTAACATAGCGGATCAGGAACCCTTTCATCAAGTTAATCATTACTTTGAAACCTCTGATCTTAAGTTAAAAGCAAACCAAAGTGCATTGCGTATTCGACAAAAAGAAAACAAATGGGTTCTCACCCTTAAGGAACCACATCCAGATGGTTTATTAGAAACCAATGAAACATTAGATCAAAAAGATGCCGAGGTATGGCTGAAAAACGGATTTGGCCCCTCGAATGAAGTGAAAGCCAGATTGTCGGATATGGAAGTTGATCTAGAACAGTTACATTATCTAGGTGAACTAGAGACTGAAAGGCTGGAAAAAGAAATTCCAAACGGCCTTCTAGTTCTTGATAAAAACCAATATCTAGGAGTCATTGATTACGAGTTAGAATTTGAAGTTCCACAAAAAGAACAAGGTCTCAAAGATTTTGAACAACTCTTAAGTAAATATAAGATTTTAAAACAAAAAACTTCAAATAAAATAGAACGTTTTTATACTCAACTAACAAAATAA
- a CDS encoding GTP pyrophosphokinase family protein, protein MNWDIILTPYKQAVDELKIKLRGMRVQFEFERQHSPIEFVTGRVKPVSSIIEKAMRKNIPIEKVEEEIQDIAGLRIVCQFVEDIYMIVDMLRTRNDFSIVEEKDYVSEKKDSGYRSYHVIIKYPVQTIHGEKHILAEIQIRTLAMNFWAINEHSLNYKYEGQIPENIQSRLKRAAEAAFRLDEEMSIIRYEIQEARREFMVRPRRE, encoded by the coding sequence ATGAATTGGGATATTATATTAACTCCCTATAAGCAGGCAGTTGATGAGCTGAAAATAAAATTAAGAGGAATGCGTGTCCAGTTTGAATTTGAAAGACAACATTCACCTATAGAGTTTGTAACCGGTCGTGTTAAACCTGTATCTAGTATTATTGAAAAGGCTATGCGTAAAAATATACCTATTGAAAAAGTAGAAGAAGAAATTCAAGATATTGCTGGTCTTCGTATTGTTTGTCAGTTTGTAGAAGATATATACATGATTGTGGACATGTTGCGTACAAGAAATGATTTTTCTATTGTAGAAGAAAAAGACTATGTAAGTGAAAAAAAAGATAGCGGTTATCGCTCTTATCATGTCATTATAAAGTACCCTGTTCAAACTATTCACGGAGAAAAGCATATTCTTGCTGAAATCCAAATCCGTACGTTGGCCATGAATTTTTGGGCTATTAATGAACATTCCTTAAATTATAAATATGAGGGACAGATCCCTGAAAATATTCAATCTAGATTAAAACGGGCAGCAGAGGCCGCCTTTCGTTTGGATGAGGAGATGTCCATTATCCGCTATGAAATTCAAGAAGCCCGAAGAGAATTTATGGTTAGACCGAGAAGGGAATAA
- a CDS encoding NAD kinase: MKFAITSRGDTSSDEIKERMKNYLTEFKLDYDEKDPDLVISVGGDGTLLEAFHTYTHRLDRTAFIGVHTGHLGFYADWQPKELERLIIEITQSPFQVVEYPLLEIIIRPEDGGQEDHFLALNECSVKTTEGSVVLDVLIRGEHFETFRGDGLCISTPSGSTAYNKALGGAIIHPAIDAIQITEMASINNRVFRTVGSPLILPNHHTCVLKPKNDRSFLLTIDHITKTYEHVHSIQCRVSKERIRFARFRPFPFWKRVHDSFIQDGGEE; the protein is encoded by the coding sequence ATGAAATTTGCTATTACTTCTAGAGGAGATACTTCCTCTGATGAAATAAAAGAAAGAATGAAGAACTATCTGACAGAGTTTAAACTGGACTATGATGAAAAGGATCCTGACCTTGTCATTTCAGTTGGAGGAGACGGTACATTACTCGAGGCTTTCCACACCTATACTCACCGACTAGACAGAACCGCCTTTATTGGTGTACATACAGGACACTTGGGGTTCTATGCTGATTGGCAACCAAAGGAGCTAGAACGGCTTATTATTGAAATCACTCAGTCTCCTTTTCAAGTAGTAGAATATCCATTGTTAGAAATTATTATCAGGCCTGAGGATGGAGGGCAAGAAGACCATTTTCTTGCTTTAAATGAATGCTCTGTTAAAACAACTGAGGGATCGGTAGTTCTTGACGTATTAATTCGTGGAGAACATTTTGAAACGTTTAGAGGGGACGGATTATGCATATCTACACCTTCTGGAAGTACCGCTTATAATAAAGCTTTAGGTGGGGCCATCATACATCCTGCAATAGATGCTATTCAAATCACGGAAATGGCATCTATCAACAATCGTGTGTTTAGAACTGTTGGATCACCTTTAATACTACCGAACCATCACACTTGTGTTTTGAAGCCAAAGAATGATCGGAGCTTCTTATTAACCATAGACCACATAACGAAGACTTACGAGCATGTACATTCTATTCAGTGTCGCGTTTCCAAGGAAAGAATACGCTTTGCTCGATTTCGTCCATTTCCATTTTGGAAAAGAGTCCATGACTCCTTTATACAAGATGGAGGAGAAGAATGA
- a CDS encoding RluA family pseudouridine synthase, protein MQWVILKEQEGMLVREYLLEVQHLSRSLLTAIKKNGDILVNGKHVTVRYALSYGDQIEIFFPPETHGKALQPEFDPIQIIFEDQDVLVIWKEPGIPTIPSREHPTGTLAHFVLGYYKTHEIPYTFHVVTRLDKDTSGLVLIAKHRYSHGRLSELHQKGEVKRRYQAIVEGFVEQDVGTIDEPISRHPESIIQRMVSPDGQRATTHYKVIKRGEMEGDKMSLLEIELETGRTHQIRVHFSFIGHPLLGDDLYGGRGNWIQRQALHCYSLRFTHPFTGETKKFHIPLQEDMEQIGERL, encoded by the coding sequence ATGCAATGGGTAATTTTAAAAGAACAAGAGGGAATGCTCGTTCGTGAATACCTGCTTGAAGTACAACATCTTTCTCGAAGTCTTCTAACAGCAATTAAGAAAAATGGAGACATTCTAGTAAACGGAAAACATGTTACTGTCAGATATGCACTTTCCTATGGAGATCAAATTGAGATTTTCTTTCCACCGGAGACTCATGGCAAGGCCTTGCAACCGGAATTTGATCCCATCCAAATTATTTTCGAGGATCAAGATGTCCTAGTTATTTGGAAAGAGCCTGGAATCCCAACTATTCCTTCTAGAGAGCATCCTACTGGAACACTTGCGCATTTTGTTCTTGGGTATTATAAAACGCACGAAATTCCCTATACTTTTCATGTAGTGACTAGATTGGATAAGGATACATCCGGATTGGTTCTTATTGCAAAACACCGTTACTCCCATGGAAGGCTTTCTGAACTTCATCAGAAGGGGGAAGTCAAACGAAGGTATCAAGCTATTGTGGAAGGTTTTGTGGAACAAGATGTGGGAACGATAGACGAGCCCATTTCTAGACATCCAGAATCTATTATCCAGAGAATGGTTTCACCAGACGGGCAAAGAGCGACCACTCACTATAAAGTGATAAAAAGAGGAGAGATGGAAGGAGACAAGATGAGTCTTCTAGAGATAGAATTGGAAACAGGACGTACCCATCAAATTCGTGTCCATTTTTCTTTTATTGGTCATCCATTATTAGGGGATGATTTATATGGAGGACGCGGAAATTGGATTCAGCGTCAGGCGCTCCATTGTTATTCCTTGCGATTTACTCATCCTTTTACAGGTGAAACAAAAAAGTTCCACATTCCCTTACAGGAGGATATGGAACAAATCGGTGAGCGCCTGTAA
- the prpE gene encoding bis(5'-nucleosyl)-tetraphosphatase PrpE: protein MKIDIIGDVHGCYDELMDLFKKMGYSFEDHLPKHASRVPVFLGDLTDRGPKSIEVMRLVYKLVIEENRGKYIPGNHCNKLYRFFLGNPVKQQHGLETTVAEWEELSPRDQKEVKEEFITLYETAPLYLQLPEVNAVVAHAGIKRDMIGKKGKRVETFVFYGDITGKTLPNGMPERLDWAEEDTGGDWIIYGHTPVREPRVIGKTMNIDTGCVFGGKLTAFQLPEENIVSVPSYQEEVPEKFKTFDA from the coding sequence TTGAAAATCGATATTATTGGTGATGTTCACGGTTGTTATGATGAACTTATGGATCTCTTCAAAAAAATGGGATATTCTTTTGAAGACCATTTACCAAAACATGCTTCACGAGTTCCCGTTTTTTTAGGGGACCTTACCGATAGAGGACCAAAATCCATTGAAGTAATGCGCCTCGTATATAAGTTGGTCATTGAGGAAAACCGAGGAAAATATATCCCGGGAAATCATTGCAACAAATTGTATCGTTTTTTTCTAGGAAATCCTGTAAAACAACAGCATGGACTAGAGACGACTGTTGCAGAATGGGAAGAACTCTCTCCTAGGGATCAGAAAGAGGTTAAGGAAGAGTTTATAACATTGTATGAGACGGCTCCCCTATATCTTCAATTACCAGAGGTGAATGCCGTAGTAGCTCATGCCGGTATTAAACGTGATATGATAGGCAAAAAAGGGAAAAGAGTGGAGACTTTTGTTTTTTATGGAGATATAACAGGGAAAACCTTGCCTAATGGAATGCCAGAAAGATTAGACTGGGCAGAAGAGGATACTGGTGGAGATTGGATCATTTATGGTCATACTCCTGTTCGTGAGCCACGAGTAATTGGAAAGACCATGAACATAGATACAGGTTGTGTATTTGGAGGGAAGTTGACAGCTTTTCAACTCCCCGAAGAAAATATTGTCTCTGTTCCATCCTACCAAGAAGAAGTCCCAGAAAAATTCAAGACATTTGATGCCTGA
- a CDS encoding FtsW/RodA/SpoVE family cell cycle protein, with amino-acid sequence MEKQTPSMKIDYFLIMIILSLGAISAFTLYSIDPYLPAKYDNINFVTQQLTWYALGAVAIGFIMLLDYDRLRNLTWIIYAIGILLLLGLEFNVPSAYVKTLNGATGWYEIPGIGTFQPAEFMKVFIVITLSHVIVGHQEKFPQPRVKDDFWLLLKIFVIAIIPLGLIAKQPDLGGALVISAIVASMLLVSGIRWRFLLILFGSVAILVSGAIGIYYFFPDLVLNLTRNSDYKHAFVRFYGWLSPQEYASSYGLQLIKAMLAIGSGQLFGKGISNIEVYIPERHTDMIFTAIAEQFGFLGASIVVTLFFLMIYRIIDTALESNDPFGSFLCTGFIGMFTFQVFQNIGMSIQLLPITGLPLPFISYGGSSLVTYMIAIGIVLNVRSRTKVYMFD; translated from the coding sequence ATGGAAAAACAAACACCATCCATGAAGATAGATTATTTCTTAATTATGATCATTTTATCTCTAGGTGCAATAAGTGCTTTTACGTTATACTCCATTGATCCATATCTGCCTGCCAAATATGACAATATTAATTTCGTAACGCAACAATTAACATGGTATGCCCTTGGTGCAGTGGCCATTGGTTTTATCATGCTTTTAGATTATGATCGTTTACGAAATTTAACTTGGATTATTTATGCAATAGGCATTCTTTTATTATTGGGATTAGAATTTAACGTTCCATCTGCCTATGTCAAAACGCTTAATGGCGCTACAGGTTGGTATGAAATCCCAGGAATTGGGACCTTCCAGCCAGCGGAATTTATGAAAGTCTTTATTGTTATCACCTTGAGTCATGTTATCGTTGGACATCAAGAAAAATTTCCTCAACCGCGAGTAAAGGATGATTTCTGGTTACTCCTTAAAATATTTGTCATAGCTATTATCCCTTTAGGTTTAATAGCCAAGCAGCCGGACCTTGGGGGAGCCCTTGTAATAAGCGCAATTGTTGCCTCTATGCTTCTTGTCTCAGGTATACGTTGGCGATTTTTATTAATCCTATTTGGCTCAGTAGCCATCCTTGTTTCTGGAGCAATCGGAATTTATTACTTTTTTCCAGATTTAGTTCTAAATCTTACTCGGAATTCGGATTATAAACATGCATTTGTTCGTTTCTATGGCTGGTTATCCCCTCAAGAATATGCTAGTTCATATGGCTTGCAGTTAATCAAAGCTATGCTTGCGATAGGTTCAGGTCAATTATTTGGGAAGGGAATCAGCAATATTGAGGTCTATATTCCTGAGCGGCATACAGACATGATTTTTACTGCTATCGCTGAACAGTTTGGATTTTTAGGAGCAAGTATTGTTGTGACGCTCTTTTTCTTAATGATTTATCGGATCATAGACACTGCACTCGAAAGCAATGATCCATTTGGTAGTTTTTTGTGTACGGGATTCATCGGAATGTTTACTTTCCAAGTATTTCAAAATATAGGAATGTCCATCCAGTTACTACCTATTACCGGTCTTCCACTCCCTTTCATTAGCTACGGTGGTAGCTCATTGGTTACCTATATGATTGCTATAGGAATTGTGCTAAACGTTCGATCAAGGACTAAAGTTTATATGTTTGATTAG